The Akkermansia sp. N21116 genome includes a region encoding these proteins:
- the nagZ gene encoding beta-N-acetylhexosaminidase: protein MLPVLMGIGGLRLTPGEEDLIRRCQPAGFVLFSRNIANARQTRELTDSLRALCRHVPVIAVDQEGGRVVRTTALGLELPAASQIRRSGNIPALIKMAENIAISLRLLGFNMDLAPVLDICHDETVRNALPSRCWGTTPDEVVSMGGMFNRNLRHYGITTCAKHFPGMGLAQSDPHADLPTIDASREELLQSSLIPFMALEPELPAIMSAHILVPHLDANLPATLSHTIMTGLLRFQLGYKGVIMTDDLCMGAITNNYGVPQAADMALEAGCDLVLICHHAEEHLNEWHPRPSPQNGTDRDESLLRLERFSRDLVPPLRWDDRLWEQCLHSAQNLVEEMQPFSSPASPSSPVQHM, encoded by the coding sequence ATGCTCCCCGTTCTCATGGGGATAGGCGGACTCCGCCTTACCCCCGGAGAAGAAGACTTGATCCGCCGGTGCCAGCCGGCGGGATTTGTTTTGTTCTCCCGCAATATCGCCAACGCCCGGCAAACCAGGGAACTGACCGATTCCCTCCGGGCTCTGTGCCGCCATGTCCCGGTCATCGCCGTCGACCAGGAAGGGGGTCGTGTCGTCCGAACGACTGCACTAGGACTGGAACTTCCGGCCGCTAGCCAAATCCGCCGATCAGGCAATATCCCCGCCCTCATCAAAATGGCAGAAAATATCGCCATCTCGCTGCGCCTGCTCGGATTCAACATGGATCTTGCACCTGTGCTGGATATCTGCCACGATGAAACCGTTCGCAACGCATTGCCCAGCCGGTGCTGGGGCACAACTCCGGACGAAGTCGTCTCCATGGGAGGCATGTTCAACCGCAACCTGCGCCACTACGGAATAACCACCTGTGCCAAGCACTTCCCCGGCATGGGACTTGCCCAAAGCGATCCGCACGCCGATCTGCCCACAATCGACGCATCGCGAGAAGAATTGCTGCAATCCTCTCTCATTCCCTTCATGGCGCTGGAGCCGGAACTGCCCGCTATCATGTCCGCCCACATTCTCGTTCCTCACCTGGATGCCAACCTGCCCGCCACTCTGTCACATACAATCATGACAGGCCTGCTCCGCTTCCAGCTCGGTTACAAGGGCGTCATCATGACGGACGACCTCTGCATGGGTGCTATCACCAACAACTACGGAGTCCCGCAGGCCGCGGACATGGCACTGGAGGCCGGTTGCGATCTCGTACTGATCTGTCATCATGCCGAGGAACATCTCAATGAATGGCATCCCCGCCCTTCCCCGCAAAACGGCACGGACAGAGATGAATCGCTTCTTCGTCTGGAACGCTTTTCACGCGACCTCGTCCCACCTCTCCGGTGGGATGACCGACTATGGGAACAATGTCTCCATTCGGCACAAAATCTTGTCGAAGAAATGCAGCCATTCTCTTCTCCGGCCTCCCCTTCTTCACCGGTTCAGCACATGTAG
- a CDS encoding VOC family protein gives MMKFLHTRIRVADMEATIAFYTKLGFELARQSVSPQGNKLAYLNVPGAEHQLELCWSPEYEVKVPEDLMHTCIGVDDIVSYCAELETQGIDIWPGDWKESFTQEGLKMAFVTDPDGYEVEILEN, from the coding sequence ATGATGAAATTCCTCCATACCCGCATTCGAGTAGCCGACATGGAAGCCACGATTGCATTCTACACGAAGCTCGGCTTCGAGCTGGCAAGGCAATCCGTCTCCCCCCAGGGCAACAAGCTTGCCTATTTGAACGTCCCCGGCGCCGAACATCAATTGGAACTCTGCTGGAGTCCCGAATACGAAGTCAAGGTTCCGGAGGATTTGATGCATACGTGCATCGGAGTCGATGATATCGTCTCCTACTGTGCAGAGCTGGAAACACAAGGCATCGACATCTGGCCCGGCGATTGGAAGGAATCTTTCACCCAGGAAGGGCTGAAGATGGCATTCGTCACCGATCCCGACGGCTATGAGGTGGAAATTCTGGAAAACTAA
- a CDS encoding polysaccharide lyase family 8 super-sandwich domain-containing protein: MDEGSWREFRDRIVKLEAAPTLHARVLRHHVENCFGVDEAPAVSEKDLAAIRKNMRPDGSFEGIDYQKKDRSAWDALQHLDNCRTLAIALHVFPEHVLKKYKVRETCLKSFDWWLQKRPVNPNWWNNDVYVPMMLGNISLLLDQQDMTPGRLAAFREIVKKIHPSMTGQNRLWKSWNSFLAGLVERDEERVEKALHALHETIRIAAKGDEGIQPDMSFHQHGSQLYQGNYGRHYLHSAGKLVAVTSGLSCARPEKEVIVQNFLLDGTRWMCWGELLDYSVWGRQISYNDRVQGPDLVHVCRMLSAAGSSRKQEIDALTRSLSVKRGAAPLKEESLLGTRAFPFSDYIVHRAPGFMASVRMSSKRTLVGEECNGDNLKGAYLSDGCMLTYGTGGEYEGIFPVWDWTCIPGTTARRGFLPGFKTWSGKRGGSDFAAVMNAGTAAMTLERFGLKANKSWFFYPDRVVCLGSGISVEPGSRAGKTDNPILTSVEQNLLNEKNGRIARLNGSVTKGVSHGGCLYLFPSDTQLVIEKAERRGSWKDIRSVSQGDPVSKMVFLLAVDHGTQPSGAGYAYQVLPGGGLTGKNSPDALWNGVKIVCNTESVHAVARDGEVRIAFFKPGECKLPNGKILASQIPCLVCVDARGGMTAALPQGDATGKNGTCLLILDGREMRVPLES, from the coding sequence ATGGACGAGGGTTCTTGGCGGGAGTTCCGCGACCGTATTGTGAAGCTGGAGGCAGCTCCCACTCTGCATGCTCGAGTTCTCAGGCATCATGTGGAGAATTGTTTTGGAGTGGATGAAGCCCCGGCTGTTTCCGAGAAGGATCTGGCTGCGATCCGTAAAAACATGCGTCCTGACGGATCTTTCGAAGGGATTGATTATCAGAAGAAGGATCGCTCCGCCTGGGATGCCTTACAGCATCTGGACAATTGCCGTACGCTGGCTATTGCCCTGCATGTTTTTCCAGAACATGTCCTGAAAAAATACAAGGTCAGGGAGACATGCTTGAAGTCGTTCGACTGGTGGCTTCAGAAAAGGCCCGTCAACCCCAACTGGTGGAATAACGATGTGTATGTGCCCATGATGCTGGGTAATATCTCTCTCCTACTGGATCAACAGGACATGACGCCCGGGCGACTGGCCGCATTCCGGGAAATCGTCAAGAAAATCCATCCTTCCATGACAGGACAGAACAGGTTGTGGAAAAGCTGGAATTCTTTTCTGGCAGGATTGGTAGAACGCGACGAGGAACGTGTGGAGAAGGCTCTTCATGCATTGCATGAAACGATTCGCATTGCTGCCAAGGGAGACGAGGGAATTCAGCCGGATATGTCTTTTCATCAACATGGAAGCCAGTTGTATCAGGGGAATTATGGACGGCATTATCTTCATTCAGCCGGTAAACTGGTGGCTGTGACATCCGGGTTGTCCTGTGCCAGGCCGGAAAAGGAAGTTATCGTGCAAAATTTCCTTCTTGATGGAACTCGCTGGATGTGCTGGGGCGAGCTTCTGGATTACAGCGTATGGGGACGTCAGATTTCTTACAATGACCGCGTTCAGGGACCGGATCTTGTCCATGTTTGCCGGATGTTGTCTGCGGCTGGCTCTTCCCGGAAACAGGAGATAGACGCTTTAACCCGCAGCTTGTCCGTTAAGAGGGGGGCGGCGCCATTAAAGGAAGAATCTCTGTTGGGAACCCGTGCATTTCCTTTCTCCGATTACATTGTCCATCGGGCTCCCGGCTTTATGGCGAGCGTTCGCATGTCTTCCAAAAGAACCCTGGTAGGCGAAGAATGCAATGGCGATAACTTGAAAGGGGCCTATCTTTCCGATGGATGTATGCTGACATATGGAACTGGAGGGGAATATGAAGGGATTTTTCCGGTGTGGGACTGGACCTGCATTCCAGGTACGACTGCTCGTCGCGGTTTCCTTCCTGGTTTTAAAACCTGGAGCGGCAAGAGAGGGGGAAGTGACTTTGCTGCCGTGATGAATGCCGGTACCGCAGCGATGACGCTGGAACGTTTTGGATTGAAAGCCAACAAATCGTGGTTTTTTTACCCGGATCGTGTCGTATGCCTGGGAAGCGGCATCTCCGTGGAGCCCGGTTCCCGTGCCGGCAAAACGGATAATCCGATTCTGACGAGTGTAGAACAAAATCTTCTTAATGAAAAAAACGGACGGATTGCCCGGTTGAATGGGAGCGTCACGAAGGGAGTTTCCCACGGCGGATGTCTCTATTTGTTTCCTTCCGATACTCAATTGGTGATCGAAAAGGCGGAACGGCGAGGATCGTGGAAGGATATCCGTTCTGTGAGTCAGGGTGATCCTGTCTCCAAGATGGTTTTCTTGTTGGCCGTCGATCACGGTACGCAACCGTCCGGTGCCGGGTATGCCTACCAGGTGCTTCCCGGAGGAGGATTGACTGGAAAGAATTCTCCGGATGCCCTTTGGAATGGAGTGAAGATTGTTTGCAATACGGAGTCCGTCCACGCTGTTGCCCGTGATGGAGAAGTGCGTATTGCCTTTTTTAAGCCAGGTGAGTGCAAGCTTCCAAATGGTAAGATTCTTGCGTCGCAGATTCCTTGTTTGGTGTGCGTGGATGCCCGAGGGGGAATGACGGCGGCTCTTCCGCAAGGTGATGCGACCGGTAAGAACGGAACATGCCTGTTGATTCTGGATGGACGGGAAATGCGTGTGCCTCTGGAATCCTGA
- the rpiB gene encoding ribose 5-phosphate isomerase B, translating to MDAKYRIAIGSDHAGVDLKETVIEFLRGWGHEVTDKGTYTKASCDYADYANAVASSVADGSSDKGILICRTGIGMNIAANRWIGVRAATCRTAPAAALSRQHNNSNILCMGSAYVDSEAVEDVLEAWLAAEFEGGRHERRVIKSSGSPLLMSDPVLAALIQEEGQRQRNNIELIASENFASRAVREAQGSLLTNKYAEGYPGRRWYGGCEFVDMVEQLAIDRVLQIFGGDHANVQPHSGSQANMAVYFSVLKPGDTILTMDLAHGGHLTHGHKANFSGKLYNVVHYGVSQETETIDYDALEKVAMELKPNMITAGASAYSRIIDFERMGQIAKSCGAYLFVDMAHIAGLVAAGEHPNPVPYADFVTSTTHKSLRGPRGGFIICREEFAKKIDSTVFPGVQGGPLMHVIAAKAACFGEALKPEFKTYAKQIVANASAMSNKLKELGFRIVANGTDNHVFMVDLRSKGMNGADAQITLDRVGITVNKNAIPYDTGSPAKPSGIRIGTPAVTTRGMLEKDVEKVAEFISRALALHAAEQVHPDPAAFEALREEVYEFNRAFPLPL from the coding sequence ATGGACGCAAAATACAGAATAGCCATCGGCTCCGACCACGCCGGAGTAGACTTGAAGGAAACTGTCATCGAATTCCTCCGCGGCTGGGGTCATGAAGTCACGGACAAAGGCACATACACCAAGGCCTCCTGCGATTACGCCGATTATGCCAATGCCGTTGCAAGTTCCGTCGCAGACGGTTCCAGTGACAAAGGCATTCTGATCTGCCGCACCGGTATCGGAATGAACATTGCCGCCAACCGCTGGATCGGTGTCCGCGCCGCTACCTGCCGCACAGCTCCGGCCGCCGCGCTATCCCGTCAGCACAACAACTCCAACATCCTCTGCATGGGATCCGCCTACGTTGATTCCGAAGCCGTGGAAGATGTTCTGGAAGCCTGGCTTGCCGCAGAATTTGAAGGAGGACGCCACGAACGCCGCGTCATCAAATCTTCCGGCAGTCCGCTGCTGATGAGCGATCCCGTCCTGGCTGCCCTGATCCAGGAAGAAGGCCAGCGCCAACGCAACAACATCGAATTGATCGCTTCCGAAAATTTCGCTTCACGGGCCGTCCGCGAAGCCCAGGGATCCCTCCTGACCAACAAATATGCTGAAGGCTATCCTGGCCGCCGCTGGTACGGAGGATGTGAATTTGTCGACATGGTCGAACAACTCGCCATCGACCGGGTCCTGCAAATCTTCGGCGGAGACCACGCCAATGTCCAACCTCACTCGGGTTCCCAGGCCAACATGGCCGTCTACTTTTCCGTTCTCAAACCGGGCGATACCATCCTGACGATGGATCTCGCCCATGGCGGCCACCTGACCCACGGTCACAAGGCCAACTTCTCCGGCAAGCTTTACAATGTCGTCCACTACGGTGTTTCCCAAGAAACCGAAACCATCGACTACGATGCTCTGGAAAAGGTTGCCATGGAACTCAAGCCTAACATGATCACGGCCGGAGCCAGTGCCTACTCCCGCATCATCGACTTTGAACGCATGGGACAAATCGCCAAGTCCTGCGGAGCCTACCTCTTCGTGGACATGGCTCACATCGCCGGCCTCGTTGCCGCAGGGGAGCACCCGAATCCCGTCCCCTACGCCGATTTCGTCACATCCACGACTCACAAGTCCCTGCGCGGTCCACGCGGCGGCTTCATCATCTGCCGCGAAGAATTCGCCAAGAAAATCGATTCCACCGTATTCCCCGGTGTCCAGGGGGGGCCTCTCATGCACGTCATCGCCGCCAAGGCAGCCTGTTTCGGAGAGGCCTTGAAGCCCGAATTCAAGACTTATGCCAAGCAGATCGTCGCCAATGCCAGCGCGATGTCCAACAAGCTAAAGGAACTCGGCTTCCGCATTGTGGCCAATGGCACCGACAACCATGTTTTCATGGTAGATCTGCGGTCCAAGGGAATGAATGGAGCCGATGCCCAAATCACCCTTGACCGGGTCGGCATCACCGTCAACAAGAACGCTATCCCCTATGACACCGGTTCCCCGGCAAAACCTTCCGGCATCCGCATCGGCACACCCGCCGTCACAACGCGCGGCATGCTGGAAAAAGATGTGGAAAAAGTGGCTGAATTCATTTCTCGTGCCCTGGCCCTTCACGCCGCCGAACAGGTTCATCCCGATCCGGCCGCCTTCGAAGCTCTCCGTGAGGAAGTTTACGAATTCAACCGTGCATTCCCCCTGCCCCTCTAA
- a CDS encoding glycoside hydrolase family 88 protein, protein MTHTLRISVLSLASIGCLVLAGVSSMAEEENAALSKESSQTFSSAFNKADVLKVGNSVAEWQMENFSKMKSSSFPESWLNGALYLGMMDWADLTGDKKIDDWLMKKFNSFKWRPAPRMYHADDVAVCQTYLDMYRKHKKETMLWPTQARTEWVVNHPSQGSMDLNYGKPSSLERWSWCDALFMAPPVYARMYALTGDRKFMDFADKEYKATYDKLFDKEENLFFRDSTYFGKKEANGKKIFWGRGNGWVVGGLAEMLKELPQDDKTYRPFYEKLFVTLCSRLLKLQCKDGFWRASLLDPESYPSPETSATGFITYGMAYGVEQGILPRNQFLPAVEKGWKALVNSVGPDGKLYWVQPVGADPKHVDKQNTEVYGVGAFLLTAAEVYKLSK, encoded by the coding sequence ATGACACATACATTGCGCATTTCCGTACTTTCTCTTGCCTCTATCGGATGTCTTGTCCTTGCCGGAGTTTCTTCCATGGCAGAGGAGGAGAATGCCGCTCTTTCCAAGGAGTCTTCCCAGACTTTTTCTTCTGCGTTCAACAAGGCCGATGTCCTTAAAGTCGGCAATAGTGTTGCCGAATGGCAAATGGAGAACTTTTCGAAGATGAAGTCTTCTTCTTTCCCTGAAAGCTGGCTGAACGGTGCCTTGTACCTCGGCATGATGGACTGGGCCGACCTGACGGGAGACAAGAAAATCGACGATTGGCTGATGAAGAAGTTCAACAGTTTCAAATGGAGACCGGCTCCGCGCATGTACCATGCCGATGACGTGGCTGTCTGCCAGACTTACTTGGACATGTATCGCAAGCATAAAAAGGAAACCATGCTGTGGCCGACACAGGCCCGCACGGAGTGGGTAGTCAACCACCCTTCCCAAGGAAGCATGGACTTGAATTACGGCAAACCTTCTTCTTTGGAACGCTGGTCATGGTGCGATGCCCTTTTCATGGCTCCTCCGGTTTATGCCCGCATGTATGCCTTGACCGGAGACAGGAAGTTCATGGATTTTGCCGATAAGGAATATAAGGCGACGTATGATAAATTGTTCGACAAGGAAGAAAATCTTTTCTTCCGGGACAGTACTTATTTTGGCAAAAAGGAAGCCAATGGCAAAAAGATTTTCTGGGGACGCGGCAACGGATGGGTCGTAGGCGGTTTGGCGGAGATGCTCAAGGAGCTTCCTCAAGACGATAAAACCTACCGGCCTTTCTATGAAAAGTTATTTGTGACGCTTTGTTCCCGCCTTCTCAAGTTGCAGTGCAAGGATGGTTTCTGGAGAGCAAGCCTGCTTGATCCGGAAAGTTACCCTTCCCCGGAGACGAGTGCGACCGGGTTTATTACCTATGGCATGGCGTATGGTGTCGAACAGGGAATTCTTCCCCGAAACCAGTTCCTGCCTGCCGTGGAAAAGGGTTGGAAAGCCCTCGTCAATTCAGTTGGACCGGATGGCAAGCTTTATTGGGTACAACCCGTCGGGGCGGATCCCAAGCATGTGGACAAACAGAATACGGAAGTATACGGAGTCGGTGCCTTTTTGCTGACAGCGGCGGAAGTTTACAAGTTGTCCAAATAA
- a CDS encoding glycoside hydrolase family 3 N-terminal domain-containing protein — translation MTFSTLTRCSCFCVIATGIGSSVLQAADSLLHKPSYDECMEQNVPVITRHDIYREGWIDLNKNGKKDIYEDPGQPTEKRVADLVSQMTLDEKTAQLATLYGYKRVLPDALPMQSWTTRLWKDGIGNIDEHLNGLRNNEWVFPASKHAWAINEIQRFFIEDTRLGIPADFTNEAVGGLNYLKSTNFPYPLALGCTWDRDLVRQVGEVMGKEAAAIGYTNIYTPLLDVIRDPRWGRCPEDFGESPYLVSELGIGMVRGIRKAGVASTLKHFAIHSNNKGAREGEARLDPQCSPSEAEAIHLWPFARVIREAQPEGIMSSYNDYSGDVVQSSRHFLHDILRERMGFNGYIVSDSNAVEWQHTTRRTARDQKDAVRQSILAGLNVRTNFTMPDKYVLPLRELVREGAVPMEVIDQRVADVLKVKFNLGLFDRPYKDISQADRAVRSPESLELARKAARESIVLLKNDNNTLPLDINALKTIAVCGPNADTPALAVNRYGTIDSKGVVTLRKAIEEKAAAHNVKVLYTKGCNHRDERWPETEIMREAPTDKEQKMIDEAVEQARQADVAIIAVGDLIASTVGEGASRTGLDLPGRQDDLIRAVAATGKPVVIIHNSGRANSINWANKLSPAIIQAFFPGAYGDTAIAEVIFGDINPGGKLTTTFPKSVGQLPFNFPSISASQLELKGASVSGTLWKFGHGLSYTTFQFSNMKMDWNGRSEGKAPSVTDTITVSCTVTNTGQRAGDEVVQLYTHRLLSPVVTYDQNLRGFERIHLAPGEGRTVTFKLTPELLALVDANQQWINPPGPVEIQLGNASAFIPNSKNKKQNRADRTGIDIPTGSSTADQEPTGQPTCGIQLRQTLVLE, via the coding sequence ATGACTTTCTCCACCCTCACTCGTTGTTCCTGTTTTTGCGTGATCGCGACAGGAATTGGTTCTTCTGTTCTCCAAGCAGCGGACAGCCTTCTCCACAAGCCCTCCTATGACGAATGCATGGAACAAAACGTCCCCGTCATCACGCGGCACGACATCTACCGGGAAGGATGGATCGATCTCAACAAAAACGGGAAAAAGGACATCTACGAAGACCCCGGGCAACCGACGGAAAAACGCGTTGCCGACCTCGTCTCACAAATGACCCTCGATGAGAAAACCGCGCAACTGGCCACGCTCTACGGCTACAAGCGCGTCCTCCCCGATGCCCTTCCCATGCAATCCTGGACAACACGGCTTTGGAAAGACGGCATCGGCAATATCGACGAACATCTCAACGGCCTACGGAACAACGAATGGGTTTTCCCCGCCTCCAAACATGCATGGGCTATCAATGAAATCCAGCGTTTCTTCATTGAAGATACCCGTCTTGGCATTCCCGCCGACTTCACCAATGAAGCGGTCGGAGGCCTCAACTATCTGAAGTCTACCAACTTCCCCTATCCTCTGGCCCTTGGCTGTACCTGGGACCGGGATCTCGTCCGTCAAGTAGGAGAAGTCATGGGCAAGGAAGCAGCGGCAATCGGCTACACAAACATCTACACACCTCTCCTCGACGTCATCCGTGATCCGCGCTGGGGGCGCTGCCCCGAAGACTTCGGCGAAAGCCCCTACCTTGTTTCCGAACTGGGCATAGGCATGGTACGCGGCATCCGCAAGGCGGGAGTAGCCTCCACGCTCAAGCATTTTGCCATCCACTCCAACAACAAGGGAGCCCGCGAAGGAGAAGCCCGGCTTGACCCGCAATGCAGCCCCTCAGAAGCGGAAGCCATCCACCTGTGGCCCTTTGCGCGCGTCATCCGCGAAGCACAGCCGGAAGGCATCATGAGTTCGTACAACGACTATTCCGGTGACGTTGTCCAGTCGAGCCGCCATTTCCTGCATGACATCCTTCGGGAACGCATGGGATTCAACGGTTACATTGTCAGCGACAGCAACGCCGTGGAATGGCAGCACACGACGCGGCGCACGGCCAGGGACCAGAAAGATGCCGTTCGGCAATCCATCCTAGCCGGATTGAACGTCCGAACCAACTTCACCATGCCGGACAAGTATGTCCTGCCCCTGCGGGAGCTCGTCCGGGAAGGAGCCGTCCCGATGGAGGTCATCGACCAACGGGTTGCCGATGTCTTGAAAGTCAAATTCAATCTGGGGCTCTTCGACCGGCCCTATAAAGATATCAGCCAAGCCGACCGGGCCGTGCGTTCCCCCGAAAGCCTGGAACTGGCCAGGAAAGCTGCCAGGGAATCCATCGTCCTGCTCAAGAACGACAACAACACCCTGCCTCTCGACATCAACGCACTCAAGACCATCGCTGTCTGCGGGCCAAACGCCGACACCCCCGCCCTGGCTGTCAATCGCTACGGGACCATCGATTCCAAGGGAGTCGTCACCTTGCGGAAAGCCATTGAGGAAAAAGCAGCGGCCCACAATGTCAAAGTCCTTTATACCAAAGGCTGCAATCACCGCGACGAACGCTGGCCGGAAACGGAAATCATGAGGGAAGCTCCCACGGACAAAGAACAGAAAATGATTGATGAAGCCGTCGAACAAGCTCGCCAGGCAGACGTCGCCATCATCGCCGTAGGAGATTTGATCGCCTCAACCGTCGGAGAAGGAGCTTCCCGCACCGGGCTCGACCTCCCGGGTAGACAGGACGACCTGATCCGCGCCGTAGCCGCCACCGGCAAACCGGTCGTCATCATCCACAACAGCGGACGAGCCAACAGCATCAACTGGGCTAACAAGCTCTCCCCGGCAATCATCCAGGCATTCTTCCCCGGAGCCTATGGCGACACTGCCATAGCCGAAGTCATCTTTGGAGACATCAACCCCGGAGGCAAGCTCACCACCACCTTCCCTAAATCAGTCGGCCAGCTTCCCTTCAATTTTCCCAGCATCTCGGCGTCCCAACTCGAACTGAAGGGAGCCTCCGTTTCCGGTACGTTGTGGAAATTCGGTCACGGTCTCAGTTACACTACATTCCAATTCAGCAATATGAAGATGGATTGGAACGGCAGGAGCGAAGGGAAAGCCCCATCCGTCACGGATACCATCACCGTCTCCTGCACCGTGACCAACACAGGCCAACGAGCCGGAGACGAAGTCGTCCAACTCTACACACATCGCCTGCTTTCCCCCGTCGTTACCTACGACCAAAACCTCCGGGGTTTTGAACGCATCCATCTGGCTCCCGGAGAAGGCCGTACCGTGACATTCAAACTCACGCCGGAACTCCTGGCCCTCGTCGACGCCAACCAGCAATGGATCAACCCTCCCGGCCCTGTTGAAATACAACTGGGCAATGCTTCGGCCTTCATCCCTAATTCCAAGAATAAAAAACAAAACAGGGCTGACCGCACAGGTATCGATATTCCTACCGGTTCATCCACAGCCGACCAGGAACCGACCGGACAACCTACCTGCGGCATCCAACTCAGGCAGACGCTGGTGCTGGAATAA
- the pyrE gene encoding orotate phosphoribosyltransferase, whose product MQSPQEHLKSILLQKSVRTGTFTLASGKVSDLYVDCRVTALDPVGATLIGSIGWDLVEGEILRQFPEICAIGGMTMGADPISLAIGMTGALRKADKMLQVFTVRKEAKDHGRGRRIEGNFNSGDTVLVVDDVITTGGSTLKAIDAIEAEGGKVAAALVLVDREEGGRQAIEARGIPVFPLFSRSSLLR is encoded by the coding sequence ATGCAATCCCCTCAGGAACATCTCAAATCCATTCTCCTCCAGAAATCTGTACGTACCGGCACTTTTACTCTCGCATCCGGCAAAGTCTCCGATCTGTACGTAGACTGCCGAGTGACGGCGCTTGATCCCGTGGGGGCAACATTGATCGGCAGTATCGGCTGGGACTTGGTCGAAGGAGAAATTCTCCGTCAGTTCCCCGAGATTTGTGCCATTGGCGGCATGACAATGGGAGCCGACCCTATTTCCTTGGCGATCGGAATGACCGGAGCCCTACGAAAAGCCGACAAAATGCTTCAGGTGTTTACCGTCCGCAAGGAAGCCAAAGACCATGGGCGCGGACGCCGCATCGAAGGTAACTTCAATAGCGGCGACACTGTCCTCGTCGTAGACGACGTCATCACGACAGGCGGATCCACGCTGAAAGCAATTGACGCTATTGAGGCAGAAGGCGGCAAGGTAGCGGCAGCACTCGTGCTGGTCGACCGCGAAGAAGGCGGACGCCAGGCAATCGAAGCTCGCGGCATTCCCGTTTTCCCCCTGTTCTCGCGATCGAGCCTCCTGAGATAA